In a genomic window of Bemisia tabaci chromosome 1, PGI_BMITA_v3:
- the LOC109038836 gene encoding uncharacterized protein translates to MKILREEKGSGVFCRVQAFVFGILLNCSLFLAAGRGPTQLRKALTVDYFENCEQKVYPVRTNFSFARNGSLIIINGEEIIERDSKDIISILFRIEKCKDKSNPDTCEYYTTWKFDNFCGLKVMPFYSLVMEAHTPPMTCPLKKGRYAVKDAKIESGLVAQFLGRGESSRVLWKYHIVMRENNQPITCINLGFRIVDVRIRH, encoded by the exons ATGAAAATTCTGCGTGAAGAAAAAGGTTCTGGTGTTTTTTGCCGCGTTCAGGCATTCGTCTTCGGTATTTTACTCAACTGCAGTCTTTTCCTTGCCGCAGGGCGTGGGCCCACGCAG CTGCGCAAAGCACTTACAGTGGATTATTTCGAGAACTGCGAGCAGAAGGTGTACCCAGTCAGGACCAACTTCTCATTCGCACGGAATGGCTCGCTGATTATCATCAATGGCGAAGAAATTATTGAGAGGGATTCAAAGGATATCATTTCG ATTCTGTTCAGGATCGAAAAATGCAAGGATAAGTCGAACCCCGACACGTGCGAATACTATACAACGTGGAAGTTTGATAATTTTTGTGGCTTGAAAGTCATGCCCTTTTACTCACTCGTCATGGAGGCTCACACTCCGCCAATGACCTGTCCTCTAAAGAAA GGTCGTTACGCGGTGAAAGATGCCAAGATAGAGTCTGGTCTTGTTGCGCAATTTTTGGGCCGCGGCGAATCGAGCAGAGTTCTGTGGAAATATCATATTGTCATGCGCGAGAATAATCAACCGATAACTTGCATAAATCTCGGATTCAGGATTGTTGATGTGCGAATTAGACACTGA